In the Sorghum bicolor cultivar BTx623 chromosome 4, Sorghum_bicolor_NCBIv3, whole genome shotgun sequence genome, GACGGCGTTTGCCACGCTGGCAGCTGACATGTCTGCTGACGTGGAGCCCGACATGTGTCACGCTGACGTGGCACCTAACACGATTCATGCTGACGTGGCAAACGACATGTGTCGTGCTGACATGGCCACTTGCTGACGTGGCGTGTGACACGTGTCGGCTTTGTTGGCTGCCACATGTCATTTTAAATGGGGTCACATGGCATCGTGTGATTTGTTCTCGTTTTCGTCACAGATCATATTATGCGATCGTCACAgaatataaaataaaatcatCATAGAAGTGAACTCTTCATCATAGGAATGAAACATGCATTTTTTTAATAACATTGAAATGACTAAAAGATTCCACAAAGTGGCAACATAAGTTATTGCATAACTCACTTAACATCAGTACTTGACTCACAACTAACTTGACatcagtagcaagataactaggGACATCAGTacttgactcccaactcaaccaAATTCACAATAACACTACTAAACTAGGGCCACAGGCAACCACTAGCAACACCACTGTCATTTCTGTTCAGTGAAGATCACAACAATTTGCCACTAAGATCACAGCAAAATCATGTGCAGGTACTTGTAGAGAAAGCTTCAGACCTTATTGTTGCTGCTACCCAAGTTGAGAAAGTAGTACCTGTACAGAATAGAAGTATAATCAATAGTGATAGATTGGAACAAACATTGATTTGAAATGAATAAATTGCAACATGTCTTTTTTTATAACACGGTTTACATCAAATCTGAGTCACATAGACAGTTGAGCGTAGCTTAAAGCTTCTGCTCCTGGAACTGTGTGAGGTTGCTTTCTGCTACTGTTCGAAGGTTAGCATCTCAAGATTGAGCATCTAGTAGAACCTGAGTCATATCCATGGTTGTATCCTGCATAAAAAATAACAGTTTTTCAGTCAGCAAGGAATCACAGAAAATCAACAAGCAACATAATACATCAGTAGTGCATATTACTAAAGGTCAGTCACACAGACAGTTGAGCGTAGCTTAAAGCACTGTAtgcaaatttttcatccatattAAAGCACATATATCCATAATATTTGCTTAGCCTCATCAACAATCCAAGATTATCACTAAACAGCTAAGGTCCGGTTTGGATCCCTCCAGTTTTTAAGAATCTGGGTTTTTGAAAATTGGGTAGGATGCAAACAGGCTAGTTTTTGCCCAGTTTCTTGTGTCAATTTTTGTTAGATTCTTAAAAATCAAGAAGCTGTTGATacccagcttttgccactttCTTGTGACCTTGTGAGCAATAAATGAAGCCAGATTCAACTAGGGGATCCAAATACCCCACCAGTTTTTGCTCAGGATCTAGATTTTAGAAACTAGAGGCAAAAACTGGTTTTTAAGAATCTGAAACTCATTCAGACAAGCCCTAAATCAACCAATGTATCTGTGCGACCATTCAAAGCTAAAGAACATACTCAAAGAAGCCATACATCATACAGTACCATTAATCTGAAGCATGCAAGATTTAGCTCACTATAATAATTTCATCACATTCTGGCGCAGCTTCAGGCCGAGCTCCCAGGGTACCTGGTCAGCGTGGGGGAGTTGATCATGTTTTTGTTCGCTGAGTTGCTGATACAGCTAGCCTTGGAACCGTCGATAGCGTTGATTGCTTAGCAtgaaacatttttaaaacaagGTTGAGATTTATATTTTTAGGGGAATAAACAACACTATAATCtgcagagaaaaaaagaaaatcataATCACAAGGTAAATCTACCACAACTGCACATTCACCAGGTAACAAATCTAAAGAAATAAATATAACTAAACACTGCAGTTCAATGGTTGATTTCTTACCATAAAACATTCAAAAACAGGGTTCAGATTTATAGGGGAATAAAACAGGGCAATAAACTAAAAAATATATCTTATAATCAACAGGCAAATCTACTACAATTGCACGCATACCACGTTACAAATTAGAAGAAATAAATCTTTGACTAACTAAACACTAACGTCCAAGCACAAATAGGGAAGGAGAAGTAGCCATAGTCATCCTTACCTGGTGGATGAGCTTTGTGCAGTAGGAGAGAAGGGGAACGAGGGATGACCCTGTGCAGCCGCTACGGCCGCGGAACCCTGGGTGACTAGCCGCGAGGACGCGGTGGTGGCCTTTGTCGTCCGCGTCACCTGCACCAAGGCGGCTAGCGCCGCCCTTGCGCCAGGGTCCAGCCGATCCAAGATGGCCGGTGACACAGAGGACGGAACCCTAGGTCGGCGATGCTGCTGCAGAGTTTGCCGGACATCCAGGTTGAGGCGCCGTTCCGGGAGAGGCcgcagagagggagagggagagggagagggagagggaggaagTGGAGGAGGAGATGCAGGAGGAGGACGCCGGTGCACCGCCTGCGCAGGGCCGTCGATCTGGTCGCCGCCGCCTAGGCAGAGACGAGCGCCAAGCGATGCAGGAGAGGGCGCCGTGGCCCTACCGTGTAGATCAGGTGTAGAAGACCTGGGGTCGGTGGCCAGCGTTGAACCTGAGGGAGGAAGATCTGGGGGCAGAGCACTTGGGGGCGGTGGTCATCCAAGGAGGTGAGGTGGCTGCTGGTGGTAGGCAACGGATGTGGAGATGGGACAGCAGATCGATCTGGAGATGGGAGTTTGCAAGGGGGAGGGGCACTCATATCTGGAGGATAGGTTTAGGTGGTTTtgcgttttttttaaaaaaaattacactaTCTTTTGTATTCCACACCACGCCAATGCAGGACATCaaaagtgaaatccatgtgcgGGACTTATTTTTCTATGCGTACCTAAATTTCAATGTatctgtaaaataaaaaacaacagAATAATTAAAAATTTTCTATTGTTTAATTAATGCACTCGTTAGCACTATGACTaagcaaaaaaaatattagttGAGCCCACTTCGAGTATTAAGAAATACTCTCTAGTCTGATTGGAACCAATGGGAAAATCTTAATCTCGatttttcttgtttttttcttttcttttgcttgTAGAAAGGTATTAAATTCTAAGATAtcaaaaatgattttaaatgaaaATATGGTCAACAACAAAGTAGTAGAGCTCGTCAacatctacaactttgattttggTGGCGGTGCGATTTGGAAGGAGGGAGGAGACGGGCACGATTTGAGTGCAGATTGAGGCAAATTGGGAGGAAGAGTGGTGCGGTCAGCAGGAGTAACAGGATGTAGGTTGGGCACGCTCGTGGACTAGGTGGGACCCACTTTTTTTGCGTCAGATGGAGTGACGCTGTGCAGGGTTTTAACGTCAGATATTACGATGTTAAATATAGATATCTATCGCGTCAGACAGTGAATCAGTAAATATAGATTTAGCGTCattttatactaaagtataccatattatatattcactgtgtagatctactcatcagaagtccaacaaaattgaaagtttcattttatgatttttctatgatttaatataatttttcaaagatttatcggaaataaataaaaaagaaaaagacaaaaccaccatgcaaaaccactctagggggttattggaccggttttgaaagttcagggagTAGAATATCCGATTTTATAGTTCGGGGGGTGAAGTAGTCCACCCTTgatagtttggggggttatgtagactttttccaataAACAAACATGTGTCATAGAAACAAAAAAGCTTCATTGGTCTGGTGGTAAAGGTAGCACCCTCTAAATCAACAAGTTGCAGGTTCAAACCTCCTTGTGGaagattttttaatttttttgagaAATAAAAAAGGGAGTTCGGTTTAATAACTAAACAAATAAAGCAACATACAAGACTATAGCACAAACGATGACGATTGAGTAGTCTGGTGGTAACTCACCTGTTCTTGCAGCAATAGGTTGTGGGGTCCAAGCTCCCATGGAGCGTgtttttttgccaaataaaataaaaaccatCCGCACAGCAGATTGAGCCTCGCATGGCCACATCGGACGTGGGGCCCGCTAGCAGGACCACGCCACCACGTCAGCGAGGCAGGGACCACTGGTGGAATCCTGTCGCCACGTCAACAGGGTGGGACCACGGCGTCACGTTATGATGGTGGGACCCGTCGGTAGGGACCCACTTGTGGGACCATGACGACACGTCAACAACGTGGGACCAACAGGTGCCACCATGGTGCCACGTCATGCCCATGGGACCCACTATTGCCAACAGTCTGACGATTTAGTTATGATGATCAATGACGTTGTTTCCATTTTCGTCACTGTtcttcgtgccaaagctccgccACTTGTCAACCATGACGAAGCTACTAATTTCGTCATCGAATGACCTAAATCTGTGACGAAAATAGTAAGCGTCATTAGTGTCATTGATGAACACATTTCTAGTACTCGTTTCATCAGACTAGTATAGTGCCCTTGTGTTGCTACGGTTTTATTCTAGGGATATACTTAATAAAAACAACGatatatttttcatagtttatagtCTCAGACAATTGCATATGATAATTAATATAATCCAAAATACACTCACGAATAAGAAAAGGAACAATAAAACCATGTCTCATATATTTGGTTGAACCGTACCAGAGGCCACCAAATCCCATCTCATAACACAAATCAAGTCTACCACAGGCAACTCCACACATGTTTAACGCCAATGAGCCACACATCTGTATGGATCGAATCTAGAAAAAAAGGAACTGCACTTAAGCATATTGATATGTTAAACTGTATTTATATTCGAGGCAACTGATGTTACTTCACAAAATTTACCTTGTATAGTAGCTTGTTGATTCTGTTGGTTGTATCATCCAAAGTGGCCTTGTCTCTTTTGGTTCCAACCTGATCAATCAGTATAATTATCAGTTCAGTATTTCCAGTAGGTTCTTTTGAGTAAGAGGTTCTAAGATGTAAATtgccatccaatcaagaagatgtaGTACATGTAGTTACACAAGAGCATTTGCCATTCAAACCAAAAATCAAGTCACAGCTATCAAGGTATTCAAGAATGTCAGGAGACGAAATAAAAGGATCATACAAGAGGTCCTAGGATGTACATTGTCATCCACAGTTTAGAAGATGCATTACATGGGAGCACTGCCCTCCAAACCAAAATCAAGTAACAGCTATCAAAATAGagtctatcgtgatgatatggCAATAGAACCTGTAAACAAACACCGCTATAAGTGGAACATATATTTTTAAAAAGACTTTATATAACATATATCTTACAGTGCTGCATTCTTTAATATCGTGGCACATGTCAGGCCACGGTCCAAGCAATTAATATCGTGGCACATGTCATTCTTTAATATCTGCATGCATCCATCCACTATCTGgttaataaaaattaattataaaaaGAGAGCAATGATAATTCCATTGATAGTTGACTTTATTCATTGTATGAATGGTTTAAACTATCATTGTATGCGTGTGCATCTCCAAAGAAAAAGAATGAAAAAAACAACATTAAGTCAGATTGACCCATTCCACGCTTAACATTCTAACAGGTTTATAATTATCTTTTCTAAATGCCAGCTCTGGTGGTAGCTTTAAAAGGTAAAAGGCTGCAAATATGGCTATCTTTGCATGAAATCGGTATAGAGCTAAGAAAATCTCAAACAAAGATTCATCCAtaggaaaatatatttttagttaGAAGGATCATTCTCTCGTGCTACGAAATGTACTAACATTTCTGCTGCTACCTTTAGTAAAGCCTTCTTAATGGCTAGTTCCTCTGCAACCAAACACAACCAAGGAGCAGTATGTAGTGAGTAGATGATATTCGATATTTGACAAGCATATAAGTTTTATAGGAGAAAACATTAACTCACTAATCCTGGTGTCATGAACAAAAGAAAAGCAATAATACTTGTCATTTTGTATATGCCTTCATCTCTCTATGAGATTCGTTTACTGCAGCAACAAATTAGCTTGTGAACTTTTGGAAAGAAAAAGACGAACAAAGTTGATCTGCATGGTTCTGAAAGAAATTTCTCACCTCACATCTGCTAAAGGAAGAGGCAGCAGGGTTGGTGTGCACATATCATCAGCCTTCTTCCACAACCAAAATCAAAACAAGCTATTGACAACTTACAAGCCTTGAAATGAAGATCATACAGCAGGGTTGATCTACATGGTGCCAAAATCTCATAGCACATGTACAACAGATTGCCCAGGTTCTCGATCTTGCTCTCATCAATTCCCAGCTTATGAACCATAATCTGTAGTAATGATGACAAACACAAAAAGGCGTAGGTATTCAGTTACTCAAAGTTCAGAGAGTAATATCAATGTGGTCATAAATTTTATAGATAATGAATCCACAAGATTCGATCATCTAAATGATAAGCACATAATGGCTGCTCTGACTATGAGATATTTTTCCTCATCACCACCCATTAACCTGACAAATAAAACATGTACTTTAGCTAAACACTTTTATAGCAACAACGtgttttcaattttaagaaaaaACCTGCAAATGGAATAGCAAGTGTTCAATTGGAGGACAAACTCACTTGCCCATGATGATTTTTGAGCCCCCTATCCTCCATCCTGCAATTCCCATCTATCAACAACGACTTGAGTGCACCTGGGAACAAAGAACAATCTGAATCTAGATGGCTTGATGTAAAGGCTTAGCCAAATATATAAATTCAAAGAGCATCACAGAATTTTAAAATATTGTACAAATCCTACCTGTCTAGTCCTTTGCAATAAAGAAGAATTTGACCATCTTCATCCTGTAGAATTACAGTAATTCTCTTTCTTTTGCTATTGGATTCCAACAAATTGGAAATCTTGAACTCCCTGAAATCATACTCAAGCATTATTAAGacaaaataataacaataaggaaaaaataaaataaaaaacttaacGTTGAGTAATAATCAGGAGACATACGGCCATGCTGTCCTTGGGCTTGTAGTAGGCGAGCAGCCTGCTCTGGAGCATGAAGTGGCATGTGTGGAAGAAGAGCCTACCGATCTTCTAACGACTGTAGCACACCATCCAATCCTCATGGGTGCACGGCGGCAATGGAGAGCTCAGCGCTAGCCACCACCTTGGACAGCTTGCCGCTCCTGGCGATGGTCAAGACGTCCTTCCTGGAGATGGCTGTGACTGACTTGGGGAGCTCGCTGCTCTTGGTCGCCCTTGCCGCAGCAGCCTCCCGCATCGACGCGTCCTCGCCCGGTGGTGGCCCCGCCCAGCCGCGCAGCTTCGCCTCGCTGTGACGCGCCTCATCGGCCTTGCCGCGTCCGCATCTTGTGAGGCTGTGACGCCTCTGTCGCGGCCTCGCCTTGCCCGGCGGCTATCCGGGCGGCCTTGACAGCTCCCCTGCGcttgctcctccagcggcaggaAAGGGGTGGCGGTGGCCGGCGGCGTGCGTCCTCGCCCGACGGGCAGCAGCCCACGCCCCCACCGCGCGGCCTCACCAGCCTTGCGACGTCCCCGCCCTATGACGCCTTTGCCGCGGCCTCGCCTTTGCCCAGCGTCGGTCCGCATGGTTTGAACGGCTCCCCTGCGCTTGCTCCTCCAGCATCAAGTAGGAGGGGCGACATGAGGAAGAAATCGAGGAGTCGCCCTGGTGATCTTGAGTGGGGGAGAGATCGAGGAGGAGTCACGGCTCACGATGTTGGGGAGAGATCGAGGAGTCGTGGTGTCtgggagaggaagaggaggccgCTGGGCGAGGAGTCGTCACGGGCTCACGGGGTGAGTGATGAGTTTGATCCGAGCGTTTATAACCGTTGGATGTGATTGAGTTAGAGGAACGAGAGATTATAGTTAATCTTGTCCTTTAATTTTAAAAGATAGATCTTTGTGGGTGCAATTTTCTGGGTGTACTTAGTGTAGCTTCTGACTGTAGTAGTAGGTTATGGGGTGCGGGGTAGTTTTCTGTGTGGCTTTAGGAAAGTTTAAAGTGGTGTATTATATAGTAGTGGAGATACGAACTCTCGTGTGCTCGCCGTCCCCTAGGCTCGTACCCGTTGTAGGCTTGTAGCTCGCTGAAAGATCGACCCATCTTCAAAAGCACGACGATTAGTTTGTCCAGCGGCGGAGGACACCTCACCGACAGCCACGCTCTCAACAGGTTCGCCTGGCCATGCTCCGATCCGTGCCTTGCCAGTGGCCACGCCAAGGCCGTTCCACCCGGCCCCCTTTCGCCAAACCACAGCTGCTCCGCCAAGTCGAGCTCCTCCTCCCTTCGTTCGGAGCTGCTTAGCGGCAGTGGCGAAGCCATATATGTTAATTAGAGAGTGCAAATATATCTTaattaaaaattataaaaatagtgATTAAATTCAAAATTTTACCATATATACATTCTTCACAAAAGATGCTTATGTACCCACAAACTAAGTGTACTCCCTTttaatttgctctagcttcacCACAGTTTAGCGGTGCTTAGGCCTCTCTCACGTTGTCCTACGTTCCCACCAGCAGCAGCGCCGTCCCTCCCGCTGCCAGCTGCTCGTATACAAAGAGAAAGGGATCAGATGGATCGATAAGGACAGAAGGTAGATATCCATACTATTTTTTAtcaaagagaaaaatattactaaTATCCTTTTGAAGGAAAATACTCGTAGCAGTGGTATAAAATCATGATTACCTCACTAATGAACTCATATTACTAATTAACATCAAATAGTTAAATTTAAGAGATATGTCGAAGTGTGCACTTAAGAGAGTGAAAGTGCGTACTAAGAGGAGTTGTTTCATTCACAGTTACCAATGTTGTCACGTCTAAGAAATATTGGGATGAAACCTTTCAATATTCGCTTCCATATGGATTCGAACCTAAAACCTCAGGTGCTATAAGTCTCTTATAAGTTATAACTCTATCGGCCCTTTTGTAAAAAAAAGTACTTCTTAATACGAAACGACATGAAATAAATGAAAGCTTTTGCATTGTTTAGCACAAGATTGATCTATCTGAACCTGCAATAAAGTTAGCTTGCTTGGCGTTCGATCTCGATGGATCGATGCTCCTCTCTAAAAACATGTGTCTTTTAATAATTGGTTTGGCAATATTATTCCCTCCAATAAAAAAATACTATAAATCGGAGAGACACGTATGCTTGACATTCGTGGGATGAACAAAATGTGAACC is a window encoding:
- the LOC8059218 gene encoding uncharacterized protein LOC8059218: MRIGWCATVVRRSVGSSSTHATSCSRAGCSPTTSPRTAWPEFKISNLLESNSKRKRITVILQDEDGQILLYCKGLDMCHDINCLDRGLTCATILKNAALLEPKETRPLWMIQPTESTSYYTRFDPYRCVAHWR